In Aridibaculum aurantiacum, the following proteins share a genomic window:
- a CDS encoding aldo/keto reductase: MQAISSPIAGCMRWGSWGSNFSTYDYQQMIESCLQAGIHSFDHADIYGHYTTEAEFGAVIKSSPAIRENIKIITKCGIKLVAPTRAGHIIKSYDTSYHHIIASVNQSLENFHTDYIDVLLIHRPDPLLNPSEVARAVHDLKKAGKILQFGVSNFLPHQVNMLQKFITLEYNQVEISIMQMAALHNGVLENCLEHGIIPMAWAPLGGGLITDDLDEKNIRIASAAKLVAEKYNTGINQVLIAWLHTHPARIIPVVGSTKIERLQQAKEAEDLQLTREEWFILWRAATGDDVP, translated from the coding sequence ATGCAAGCCATTTCATCACCTATAGCCGGATGTATGCGCTGGGGAAGCTGGGGCTCCAACTTCAGCACCTACGATTACCAGCAAATGATAGAGAGCTGCCTCCAGGCAGGCATTCATTCCTTTGACCATGCTGACATCTATGGTCATTATACTACTGAAGCTGAGTTTGGTGCCGTTATTAAATCCTCGCCTGCTATTCGGGAAAACATCAAGATCATTACAAAGTGCGGTATCAAGTTAGTTGCTCCTACCAGGGCCGGACATATCATCAAGTCGTACGATACAAGCTACCACCACATTATTGCTTCGGTAAATCAGTCACTTGAAAACTTCCATACAGATTATATTGATGTCCTACTCATCCATCGTCCCGACCCGTTGCTCAATCCTTCTGAAGTAGCACGTGCAGTACACGATTTAAAAAAGGCGGGCAAGATCCTGCAGTTCGGTGTCTCTAATTTCTTACCTCACCAGGTAAATATGCTCCAAAAATTTATCACCTTAGAATATAACCAGGTTGAGATCTCAATTATGCAAATGGCTGCGTTGCATAATGGCGTTCTAGAAAATTGTCTTGAACACGGTATCATTCCTATGGCTTGGGCACCATTGGGTGGCGGACTGATAACGGATGACCTGGATGAAAAAAATATAAGGATTGCCTCCGCCGCTAAGTTGGTAGCCGAAAAGTACAACACTGGCATCAACCAGGTATTGATAGCCTGGCTTCATACACATCCTGCACGCATTATTCCCGTTGTTGGTTCCACCAAGATTGAAAGGCTACAACAAGCTAAAGAGGCAGAAGACCTCCAGCTAACAAGGGAGGAATGGTTTATATTATGGAGAGCCGCTACCGGAGACGATGTGCCTTAG